One Solanum pennellii chromosome 10, SPENNV200 genomic region harbors:
- the LOC107031836 gene encoding NADH dehydrogenase [ubiquinone] 1 alpha subcomplex subunit 1: MSLRWLEAVLPLGIIAGFLCVMGNAQYFIHKAAHGRPKHIGNDMWDVAMERRDKKMMEMLASPSSSSS; encoded by the exons ATGAGTTTGAGGTGGTTAGAAGCTGTTCTTCCACTAGGAATCATAGCTGGTTTTCTTTGCGTAATGGGTAATGCTCAGTATTTCATCCACAAAGCTGCTCATGGCAGG CCGAAGCACATTGGGAATGACATGTGGGATGTAGCAATGGAAAGGAGGGACAAGAAAATGATGGAGATGCTtgcttctccttcttcttcttcgtcttaG